In one Aromatoleum aromaticum EbN1 genomic region, the following are encoded:
- a CDS encoding peptidylprolyl isomerase, with the protein MDNIVTFYRNSPEAITVNGERISEETITAVMAQFPDAPDPRQAAARSLVVRTLLRQRAANLGIEADNEEAAVEKLLEREVKLEPVADEEIRRYFDANRQRFRSGALFEVRHILFDTTRDGSDRATAQKAERALFHLRNNPEAFERVAAEESCCTSAKIGGALGQISEGAVVPEFWVALVNFGKAGLLPQLVETRFGHHIVMIDHLALGEALPFEAVQARIRDYLTGRLEQLTYQQYVAQLIGQAHIVGIDLGDQGPKPAGPGLPAE; encoded by the coding sequence ATGGACAACATTGTCACCTTTTACAGAAACAGCCCCGAGGCGATCACCGTCAATGGCGAGCGAATCAGCGAAGAGACGATCACCGCGGTCATGGCCCAGTTCCCGGACGCGCCCGATCCCCGGCAAGCGGCCGCGCGCTCGCTGGTAGTGCGCACGCTGCTGCGCCAGCGCGCCGCAAACCTCGGAATCGAGGCCGACAACGAGGAGGCGGCAGTCGAAAAACTGCTGGAGCGCGAAGTCAAGCTCGAGCCGGTCGCCGACGAGGAAATCCGTCGCTATTTCGACGCCAACCGGCAAAGATTCCGCAGCGGTGCGCTTTTCGAAGTCCGCCACATCCTGTTCGACACGACACGCGACGGGAGTGACAGGGCAACCGCGCAAAAGGCAGAGCGCGCGCTGTTCCACCTCAGGAACAATCCGGAAGCGTTCGAACGGGTTGCAGCGGAGGAATCATGTTGCACGAGCGCGAAGATCGGCGGAGCGCTGGGCCAGATCTCGGAGGGCGCGGTCGTCCCCGAATTCTGGGTGGCTCTCGTCAATTTCGGCAAGGCGGGGCTATTGCCCCAGCTCGTCGAGACCCGCTTCGGCCACCATATCGTCATGATCGACCATCTCGCGCTTGGCGAAGCACTGCCGTTCGAAGCGGTGCAGGCCAGGATTCGCGATTATCTGACCGGTCGTCTGGAACAATTGACGTACCAGCAGTACGTCGCGCAGTTG